The proteins below come from a single Argentina anserina chromosome 1, drPotAnse1.1, whole genome shotgun sequence genomic window:
- the LOC126798913 gene encoding uncharacterized protein LOC126798913, whose protein sequence is MSGAPKRSLEESGHSSSSKYPHEDSGAYPKLPPSVSNEYHQPHEMGQDSRLAKIPRTESRDADRRSPLHSIYRMPSASNDLHVDHSTASENKLESRDSKETRDLRFDNRDKKTEMKEPYSEARRDTPNTKADKDIRHDNRGEDNEVMSERENYNDAKVDIKAEGYGVVSSHLNYKEYHRGKRYSDAPVASTDTWHRSTSQSHVEVGKEVPTTEERDHVEVHEAVGENRYDSKGEDKFKDKDRKRKDLKHRDWGERDKERSDRRSNVQVSNSSSDYKESAKEEKDSDRWERERRDTAKDKEILKERDRDHTKRDAWSGVDKVGLTTEKEVGDGSIRMLEHETLLPEQKKQKDFESWITADRESRERRKERDVDAEGDRPEKRMKSYDKESDDGCADGEAVIDKEREVYSYGVQQRKRMQRSRAAPGNREMRFKSHSQDNEGSQGKSEISSVVYKVGECMQELIKLWKEHEASQGEKNGETSVTGPTLEIRIPSEHVTATNRQVRGGQLWGTDIYTDDSDLVAVLMHTGYCRPTASPPPSAIQELCATVRILPPQDCYISTLRNNVRSRAWGAAIGCSYCVERCCIVKKAGGSIDLEPCLTHTSTVEPTLAPVVVERTMTTRAAASNALRQQRFVREVTIQYNLCNEPWIKYSISIVADKGLKKTLYTSARLKKGEVLYLETHSCRYELCFNGEKIIKAGQLSQMHEGENEKNQNHTSQSTNGERSDSENTVVDVFRWSRCKTPLPQKVMRSLGLPLPLEHVEVMEENLDWEDVQWSQTGVWIAGKEYSLARVHFLSVN, encoded by the exons ATGAGTGGTGCACCAAAGAGATCTCTTGAAGAGAGTGGCCACTCTTCCTCTTCAAAGTACCCTCACGAAGATTCAGGAGCATACCCCAAGCTGCCGCCATCGGTTTCAAATGAGTACCATCAACCCCATGAGATGGGTCAGGATTCTCGACTAGCGAAGATTCCCCGTACAGAATCCCGCGATGCAGATAGAAGATCTCCCCTACATTCAATATATCGAATGCCATCAGCTTCAAATGATTTGCATGTAGATCACTCTACTGCTTCAGAAAACAAATTGGAGTCCAGAGATTCCAAGGAGACTAGAGATCTTCGGTTTGATAACCGAGACAAAAAGACTGAGATGAAGGAACCATACAGTGAGGCAAGAAGGGATACTCCAAATACGAAGGCTGATAAGGACATAAGACATGACAATAGAGGGGAGGATAATGAGGTAATGTCTGAAAGGGAGAATTATAACGACGCTAAGGTTGACATTAAAGCGGAAGGTTATGGTGTGGTAAGTAGTCACTTAAATTATAAAGAGTACCACAGAGGAAAAAGATATTCTGATGCACCAGTAGCAAGTACAGATACCTGGCATCGTAGTACTTCACAGAGCCATGTTGAGGTTGGAAAGGAAGTCCCCACTACTGAGGAGCGAGATCATGTAGAGGTGCATGAGGCTGTTGGGGAGAACAGATATGATTCTAAAGGTGAGGATAAGTTTAAAGACAAGgatagaaaaaggaaagaccTAAAGCATCGGGATTGGGGGGAAAGGGATAAGGAAAGAAGTGACCGTAGGAGCAATGTGCAAGTATCTAACAGCAGTAGTGATTACAAAGAGTCGgcaaaggaagaaaaagattCAGACAGGTGGGAGCGAGAGCGGAGGGACACTGCAAAAGATAAGGAAATTTTAAAAGAGAGGGATAGGGATCATACCAAGAGAGATGCATGGAGTGGAGTAGATAAGGTTGGTCTGACTACTGAGAAGGAAGTGGGGGATGGATCTATCAGAATGCTAGAGCATGAGACTCTTCTACCGGAgcagaagaaacaaaaagatttTGAAAGTTGGATAACTGCTGATAGGGAATCGAGAGAAAGGAGGAAAGAAAGAGATGTTGACGCTGAGGGAGATAGACCTGAAAAGCGTATGAAATCGTATGACAAAGAATCAGATGATGGCTGTGCAGATGGTGAAGCGGTCATCGATAAAGAAAGGGAAGTTTATAGTTATGGAGTTCAGCAGCGTAAAAGGATGCAACGGTCAAGGGCTGCCCCAGGAAATCGGGAGATGCGTTTCAAATCACATTCACAAGACAATGAAGG ATCCCAAG GTAAATCTGAAATATCTTCTGTTGTTTATAAAGTTGGCGAATGCATGCAAGAATTGATAAAGTTATGGAAGGAACATGAAGCATCTCAGGGTGAAAAGAATGGTGAAACTTCTGTTACTGGTCCAACTCTCGAAATTCGGATACCTTCTGAGCATGTTACAGCAACAAATCGCCAA GTTAGAGGTGGTCAGCTGTGGGGAACAGATATATACACAGACGACTCAGATCTTGTTGCTG TTCTCATGCATACAGGGTATTGCCGTCCCACAGCGTCTCCTCCACCTTCTGCTATCCAGGAGTTGTGTGCTACTGTTCGCATACTACCTCCACAAGACT GTTACATTTCTACCTTGAGAAACAATGTTAGATCTCGTGCGTGGGGAGCTGCTATTGGTTGTAGCTATTGTGTTGAGCGTTGTTGCATAGTGAAG aaAGCAGGAGGAAGTATTGATCTTGAACCCTGTCTTACACATACGTCTACAGTGGAACCTACTCTCGCTCCAGTTGTTGTTGAGCGTACAATGACTACAAGGGCTGCAGCTTCG aATGCATTGCGACAACAAAGATTTGTACGAGAAGTTACTATACAGTACAACCTCTGCAATGAGCCATG GATCAAGTACAGCATAAGCATTGTTGCTGACAAGGGTTTGAAGAAGACCCTTTATACTTCTGCGCGTTTAAAGAAGGGAGAAGTTCTCTATTTAGAAACTCATTCATGCAG GTATGAGCTTTGTTTTAATGGGGAGAAGATCATCAAAGCCGGTCAATTATCTCAGATGCATGAAGGTGAGAATGAGAAGAATCAAAATCACACTTCACAGTCCACAAACGGTGAACGAAGTGATTCTGAAAATACTgtagtagatgtatttcgatgGTCTCGATGTAAAACACCGCTTCCCCAGAAGGTCATGAGGTCACTTGGGCTCCCTCTTCCCCTTGAACATGTCGAG GTTATGGAGGAAAATCTTGATTGGGAGGATGTCCAATGGTCACAGACTGGTGTTTGGATCGCTGGAAAAGAGTATTCACTAGCACGGGTGCATTTTCTGTCTGTAAATTAG
- the LOC126798895 gene encoding uncharacterized protein LOC126798895: protein MDKISQAFEKVKMNQAFEKVNTKQAFDKMKMLVGMDVDDDDDEESAAAAAAASSPSGLQQYQDSLTDDFNRNCTLSTKQRFYGFAICLAAGLTCTLLSMLVFFHPIKFAIMFTLGNLLSLGSTAFLIGPKRQVSMMLDPVRIYATAIYLASIIIALFCALYAHNKILTLLAIILEFGALIWYSLSYIPFARSMVSKIMMSCFDTEF from the exons ATGGACAAGATAAGCCAGGCCTTTGAGAAGGTCAAGATGAACCAGGCCTTTGAAAAGGTCAATACCAAACAAGCCTTCGACAAGATGAAGATGCTCGTCGGCATGGAcgtcgacgacgacgacgacgaagaatccgccgccgccgctgcAGCAGCATCGTCGCCCTCCGGTCTGCAGCAGTACCAGGACTCTTTAACCGACGACTTCAATCGCAACTGCACCTTGTCCACCAAACAG AGGTTTTATGGCTTTGCGATTTGCTTGGCTGCTGGATTGACTTGTACTCTCctg TCTATGCTTGTTTTCTTCCATCCAATCAAGTTTGCAATTATGTTCACACTTGGAAATCTGCTTTCACTTGGAAG CACAGCATTCCTCATTGGACCTAAACGGCAAGTCTCAATGATGCTAGATCCTGTTCGCATTTATGCAACAGCCATATACCTTGCGAGCATAATAATTGCATTATTTTGTGCTCTCTAT GCTCATAATAAAATTCTGACACTTCTGGCAATAATTTTGGAATTTGGTGCATTGATCTG GTACAGCTTGAGCTACATCCCTTTTGCAAGGTCTATGGTGTCGAAGATCATGATGAGTTGTTTTGACACTGAATTTTAG